A stretch of the uncultured Cohaesibacter sp. genome encodes the following:
- a CDS encoding D-alanyl-D-alanine carboxypeptidase family protein produces MRPAFAIIAKSTSKDSLVSSCGRVASFALIRLGLVVLMGGMLALSGPAEAAKKAKPAEKQDLVLPSNPLLLMDVQSGKVLYHQKANQKWYPASLTKLMTAYVTFRALAAGELSEDSVVTISAHALAYPASKMGFKVGTRLTVDNALKMVLVKSANDIAAALGERVAGSEPAFAARMNKEAARLGMTATHFVNANGLFHPDQTTSARDMAVLARQILLEFPHYRPLFRIPAIRHGKRVLRSYNKLLETFRGANGMKTGFVCASGYNLVSSATRNGRQLVAVVLGAPNTQVRSETAAFLLTQGFVRQDMAPGAGSSIADEAQFGAITRPRDMRAEICPGGRPKWNGHVEYKVSFLDPRFKLMEPVRVYTGVKEKQIVLPQMMAQLPLASPFEKPVLPLKAQKGDVVRLADLPRPKP; encoded by the coding sequence ATGCGTCCAGCCTTTGCCATCATAGCCAAGTCAACCAGCAAAGACAGTCTGGTCTCTTCCTGCGGGCGTGTCGCGTCCTTCGCGCTGATCCGTCTGGGGCTCGTTGTGCTGATGGGCGGGATGCTGGCTCTGAGTGGTCCTGCAGAGGCGGCGAAGAAAGCCAAGCCTGCGGAAAAGCAGGATTTGGTTCTTCCCTCCAATCCGCTGTTGCTGATGGACGTGCAGAGCGGCAAGGTGCTCTATCATCAGAAAGCCAATCAGAAATGGTATCCGGCGTCTCTGACCAAACTGATGACCGCTTATGTGACCTTTCGGGCGCTTGCGGCCGGTGAATTGTCTGAAGACAGCGTGGTGACCATTTCCGCACATGCATTGGCGTATCCGGCGTCGAAAATGGGCTTTAAGGTTGGCACCCGGTTGACCGTCGATAATGCCTTGAAAATGGTTCTGGTCAAATCGGCCAATGACATTGCCGCCGCTTTGGGCGAACGGGTGGCGGGCAGTGAGCCAGCCTTTGCGGCGCGCATGAACAAGGAAGCTGCGCGTCTGGGCATGACGGCGACGCATTTTGTCAATGCCAATGGCTTGTTCCATCCCGATCAAACCACATCGGCGCGCGACATGGCGGTGCTGGCCCGGCAGATCCTGCTTGAATTTCCCCACTATCGTCCACTCTTCCGGATTCCGGCCATTCGCCATGGCAAGCGCGTTTTGCGTTCTTACAACAAGCTGTTGGAAACATTTCGCGGTGCCAATGGCATGAAGACCGGTTTTGTCTGCGCGTCGGGCTACAATCTCGTCTCTTCGGCGACCCGCAATGGGCGTCAGTTGGTGGCTGTGGTGCTCGGTGCGCCGAACACTCAGGTTCGCTCTGAGACGGCAGCCTTCTTGCTAACCCAAGGCTTTGTGCGGCAGGATATGGCGCCGGGTGCGGGCAGCTCGATTGCTGATGAGGCTCAGTTTGGTGCAATAACCCGCCCCCGTGACATGCGAGCGGAAATTTGCCCGGGTGGCAGGCCGAAATGGAACGGGCATGTGGAGTATAAAGTCAGCTTCCTTGATCCACGATTCAAATTGATGGAGCCGGTGCGGGTTTATACAGGCGTCAAGGAAAAGCAGATTGTTTTGCCACAAATGATGGCGCAATTGCCGTTGGCCAGTCCGTTCGAAAAACCGGTATTGCCGCTGAAGGCGCAGAAGGGTGATGTGGTGCGCCTGGCCGATTTGCCGCGGCCGAAACCCTGA
- a CDS encoding sulfurtransferase TusA family protein — MQDLDLSGLKCPLPVLRTQKALSAMTAGDRIEVTTTDPMSVIDLPHFCKEHGHHLLSSREPEPGKMRFLIEKG, encoded by the coding sequence ATGCAAGACCTAGACCTCAGCGGCCTCAAATGCCCCCTGCCCGTCTTGCGCACTCAAAAGGCGCTATCAGCCATGACCGCAGGGGATCGGATAGAGGTCACCACAACCGACCCGATGTCGGTGATCGACCTGCCGCATTTCTGCAAGGAACATGGCCATCACCTTCTCTCAAGCCGAGAGCCTGAGCCGGGCAAAATGCGGTTTCTGATAGAGAAAGGGTGA
- a CDS encoding DUF924 family protein — translation MQAEQKQPQDVLDFWFGTDPKYWFAKDDEFDAEIRERFAPVLEAARSGQLDAWKDSLHGTLALVIVLDQFSRNLYRDSAEAFMHDDESLHLSRLLVAHPDWDQLSKDEKTFAVMPMMHAEDLHAQEECVAWMKRIGNENSERYAIIHRDIIARFGRFPHRNAVLGRETTSQEQAFLDDGGFAG, via the coding sequence ATGCAGGCAGAACAAAAACAACCGCAAGACGTTTTGGATTTCTGGTTCGGGACCGATCCGAAATACTGGTTTGCCAAGGATGATGAATTTGATGCGGAAATCCGCGAGCGGTTCGCGCCGGTGCTCGAAGCGGCACGGTCCGGGCAGCTCGACGCCTGGAAAGATAGTCTGCATGGCACGTTGGCTCTGGTGATCGTGCTGGATCAGTTTTCGCGTAATCTTTATCGCGATTCCGCTGAAGCTTTCATGCATGATGATGAATCGTTGCATCTGTCGCGGTTGCTGGTGGCGCATCCCGACTGGGATCAGCTCAGCAAGGATGAAAAGACCTTTGCCGTAATGCCGATGATGCATGCGGAAGATTTGCACGCGCAGGAGGAATGCGTCGCCTGGATGAAGCGGATTGGCAACGAGAATTCCGAGCGCTATGCAATCATCCATCGAGACATCATTGCTCGCTTTGGTCGCTTCCCCCATCGCAACGCCGTGTTGGGGCGTGAAACAACCTCTCAGGAGCAAGCCTTCCTTGATGATGGTGGCTTTGCGGGGTGA
- a CDS encoding GNAT family N-acetyltransferase translates to MLLKAEKALHVRETMDLFDSPFVHSAFVKAADGRICAGPVRQIEQGGYHFTYEVKRAAPAMGARYATLWGTGYGPCGGCFLGRDHGQQRNEADFRAGLEALAAESGADFLIWPYFPIESREYQWLGNWMDDRLRGRDATLVRRVLQRAFLDCRAAEDAGGAGLSLSRNKRKVIGRQTRRLEEMGSVQFVSTRGGLDHEFALEHFLKVEASGWKARKGTALSVVPALDSFAHEFILPLLAEGLARIDLMMLDDHCIAGLVSLQAGRGLFSWKTGMDEVYKRFSPGVHILHHISQQAIADPEIDYIDSLADAGHPVAEHIWGGMRTYAQLFLPLNAHGSLGALSYSAAADSKQQARYWAKRMLGRS, encoded by the coding sequence ATGCTGCTGAAAGCGGAGAAGGCGTTGCATGTGAGGGAGACAATGGATCTGTTTGACAGTCCATTTGTGCATTCGGCGTTCGTTAAAGCCGCCGATGGGCGCATTTGTGCCGGGCCGGTTCGGCAGATTGAACAAGGCGGCTATCACTTTACCTATGAGGTCAAACGCGCAGCTCCCGCTATGGGTGCACGCTATGCGACCCTGTGGGGCACTGGCTATGGTCCATGTGGTGGCTGTTTTCTGGGGCGAGACCACGGGCAGCAGCGCAATGAAGCGGATTTTCGGGCCGGGCTTGAAGCTTTGGCAGCGGAAAGTGGCGCGGATTTTCTGATATGGCCTTACTTTCCGATTGAATCGCGCGAATATCAATGGCTTGGCAATTGGATGGATGATCGCTTGCGTGGTCGTGACGCAACATTGGTGCGGCGTGTGCTTCAGCGGGCTTTTCTTGATTGCCGTGCAGCAGAAGACGCCGGGGGTGCGGGCCTGTCTCTGAGTCGGAACAAACGCAAGGTGATTGGCCGGCAAACCAGACGGTTGGAAGAAATGGGCAGCGTGCAGTTTGTTTCTACCCGTGGCGGTCTTGATCACGAATTTGCGCTGGAGCATTTCCTCAAGGTAGAGGCATCTGGCTGGAAGGCGCGCAAGGGAACGGCTTTGTCTGTTGTGCCTGCCCTTGATTCCTTTGCACACGAATTTATCTTGCCTCTTTTGGCAGAAGGGCTCGCGCGGATTGATCTGATGATGCTTGATGATCATTGCATTGCCGGGCTTGTGTCGCTGCAAGCAGGGCGCGGCCTGTTTTCCTGGAAAACCGGAATGGACGAAGTTTACAAACGCTTCTCACCGGGCGTGCATATCCTGCACCATATCAGCCAACAGGCGATTGCCGATCCTGAAATTGACTATATTGACAGTTTGGCCGATGCCGGGCATCCGGTCGCAGAACATATCTGGGGTGGAATGCGCACCTATGCGCAGCTTTTCCTGCCACTCAATGCTCATGGCAGTTTGGGCGCGCTCAGCTACAGCGCTGCGGCGGATAGCAAGCAACAGGCGCGTTATTGGGCAAAGCGAATGCTGGGCCGCAGCTGA
- a CDS encoding CAP domain-containing protein produces MTPILQKGTAMLRQPHDIRILADRKSRLAHLLAIGVVATLPFALTGCSQGPQITQPIMYDHLNRTGATVNPQEALNILNAYRNKHGLSLLTLSDKLIAAAQEQANAMAAADKVSHTLGRDRTLIKRLNKANYEPDIAVENISAGYWTLAEAFSGWRDSRDHNANMLRKSVTEMGIATSYRPNAKYKVFWTLILAKPYEPKPEDSMSQLRPSIRFAQ; encoded by the coding sequence ATGACACCGATTCTGCAGAAGGGGACGGCGATGCTGCGGCAACCGCATGACATCCGAATATTAGCGGACCGAAAAAGCCGCCTCGCTCACCTGTTGGCAATAGGAGTGGTGGCCACGCTGCCATTCGCCTTGACCGGATGCAGTCAGGGGCCACAAATCACCCAGCCGATCATGTATGATCATCTCAACCGCACTGGCGCCACGGTCAATCCTCAGGAAGCCCTTAACATTCTCAATGCCTATCGAAACAAACACGGATTGAGCCTCCTGACCCTGAGCGACAAACTGATCGCTGCGGCGCAGGAACAGGCCAATGCCATGGCCGCCGCCGACAAGGTCAGCCATACTCTGGGCCGAGACCGAACCCTGATCAAACGCCTCAACAAGGCCAACTATGAACCGGACATTGCGGTAGAGAATATCAGTGCTGGCTATTGGACACTGGCCGAAGCCTTTTCAGGCTGGCGCGATTCCCGCGATCACAATGCCAATATGCTTCGCAAAAGCGTGACTGAAATGGGGATTGCGACGAGCTATCGCCCGAACGCGAAATACAAGGTCTTCTGGACCCTTATTCTGGCCAAGCCCTACGAACCAAAACCGGAAGACAGCATGTCTCAGCTGCGGCCCAGCATTCGCTTTGCCCAATAA
- a CDS encoding DUF3772 domain-containing protein produces MLHKAFRSFGLAFLMIFALLLGAGSHAWAQPGGKPSVADTLLVQLDQIEATLNRDNLSEQTFTELRNKLSEIEATATAQKNAVQPTLQEAKARLEALKPSDTKEGEEAAAEAETLKTRREELQSEVAEIDAQLKLISSSLLRAEQLNSRITLARQDRFTKQLFERSSSILNPALWLNGLSGSVTTWRATTTLFSDWGRYLVSRAADHIWQVIGIILIVSVVIVGPLRFLLFSGLRRLSNLEEPTALQRSLYACWAVFVYTVVPVAIFLAVGLILDSADLLPRRVQSLMSQLGSVVFTLSLSYGLIGVLLAPRRPAYRLLNISDSDVAKLYSISLGLLAVYGFGITLDETRQTLLTPLETTILFSGIASILTAILIWAGQRVMISTTPLHDVPVDEALPTPSGFSLPIFLRWLQPFIWIACLVIGLAPILGFVSLASFLALQLGRAFIILGLLGILSALIDNFLNEELETGNSAAQKVSRAMGITSKTVNQFGVLFNGLMRILLYVGAALLIFTPWGVESTGFFSSLEKAIFNIQIGDLSISPINIVGALVVFIVTLVLVKNIQRWSEQRLMPATDLDTGLKNSIQTSIGYVGFILAAMLSFSYMGVNLSNIALVAGALSVGIGFGLQSIVNNFVSGLILLVERPIKTGDWVVVGGDQGYVSKISVRATKIETFDRATVIVPNSDLISNRVMNWMHNGSMGRIIVPIGVSYDSDPEQVRDILMRVASQADSVSSYPSPSVYFMEFGASSLDFELRCFIHDINNSLSAKSDLRFAIFKALKEANIEIPFPQQDVYIRSMAAPEKSKQPELPPETPSESEAASEKPKALRHQKAEYDINDDDDNDTDSAEGDGDAAATA; encoded by the coding sequence ATGTTGCACAAAGCCTTCCGCTCCTTTGGCCTTGCATTCCTTATGATCTTTGCGCTCCTTCTGGGCGCAGGTTCGCATGCATGGGCGCAGCCTGGCGGTAAACCGAGCGTTGCGGACACCCTGCTTGTTCAACTTGATCAGATCGAAGCTACCCTCAATCGCGACAATCTCTCCGAGCAGACATTCACCGAACTCCGCAACAAGCTCAGCGAGATCGAGGCAACCGCAACAGCCCAGAAAAATGCGGTCCAGCCCACGTTGCAGGAAGCAAAGGCCCGACTGGAAGCGCTCAAACCGTCCGACACCAAGGAAGGCGAAGAAGCGGCCGCAGAAGCCGAGACTCTGAAGACCCGACGCGAGGAACTCCAGTCCGAGGTCGCAGAGATTGACGCTCAGTTGAAGCTGATTTCCTCCAGCCTTTTGCGTGCTGAACAATTGAACAGCCGCATCACGCTTGCCCGGCAGGACCGGTTCACCAAGCAATTGTTCGAGCGAAGCAGCAGCATTCTCAATCCCGCCCTCTGGCTCAATGGCCTGTCAGGCAGCGTCACCACCTGGCGAGCCACCACAACGCTTTTTTCCGATTGGGGCCGCTATTTAGTCAGCCGTGCTGCCGATCATATCTGGCAGGTGATCGGGATTATTCTGATTGTCTCGGTGGTGATTGTCGGCCCGCTGCGTTTCCTGCTTTTCTCCGGCCTCAGACGCCTGTCCAATCTGGAAGAACCAACCGCCCTGCAACGTAGCCTCTATGCCTGCTGGGCGGTCTTTGTCTATACCGTCGTGCCGGTGGCCATTTTCCTCGCCGTCGGGCTCATCCTTGACAGTGCCGATCTGCTGCCCCGCCGCGTCCAGTCCCTAATGTCACAACTTGGTTCGGTGGTTTTCACCCTGTCACTGAGCTATGGCCTCATTGGGGTGCTGCTTGCGCCGCGTCGGCCCGCCTATCGACTGTTGAACATTTCCGATTCCGATGTCGCCAAGCTCTATAGTATTTCCCTGGGCTTACTGGCTGTCTATGGCTTTGGAATCACCCTGGATGAAACCCGCCAGACCCTGCTGACGCCGCTGGAAACCACGATCCTGTTCAGTGGCATCGCCTCAATCCTGACCGCCATTCTCATCTGGGCTGGCCAGCGGGTGATGATCAGCACCACCCCTCTGCATGACGTCCCCGTGGATGAGGCTTTGCCGACCCCCTCAGGCTTCAGTCTGCCAATCTTTTTGCGCTGGCTTCAGCCCTTCATCTGGATTGCCTGCCTGGTCATTGGCCTTGCACCCATTCTCGGCTTTGTCTCCCTTGCCAGCTTCCTGGCCTTGCAGTTGGGACGCGCCTTCATCATCCTAGGTTTGCTCGGCATTCTCTCGGCACTGATCGACAATTTCCTCAATGAAGAACTGGAGACCGGCAATAGCGCCGCGCAAAAGGTCTCGCGCGCCATGGGCATCACGTCAAAGACCGTCAACCAGTTTGGCGTTCTGTTCAACGGACTGATGCGCATCCTGCTCTATGTCGGCGCAGCCCTGTTGATTTTCACACCATGGGGTGTGGAATCCACCGGCTTCTTTTCGTCGCTGGAAAAGGCCATCTTCAACATCCAGATTGGTGATCTGAGCATTTCGCCTATCAATATTGTTGGCGCTCTGGTGGTCTTCATCGTCACGTTGGTGCTGGTCAAGAACATCCAGCGCTGGAGTGAACAGCGCCTGATGCCAGCCACTGATCTGGATACCGGCCTTAAAAACTCCATTCAGACCAGCATCGGTTATGTCGGCTTCATCCTCGCGGCGATGTTGTCCTTTTCCTATATGGGCGTCAATCTCTCCAACATCGCTCTGGTAGCAGGTGCCCTCTCCGTCGGTATCGGTTTTGGCCTCCAGAGCATCGTCAACAACTTCGTCTCCGGGCTTATCCTGCTGGTCGAACGGCCCATCAAGACCGGTGACTGGGTCGTGGTTGGCGGCGATCAGGGATATGTCAGCAAGATTTCCGTGCGCGCCACCAAGATCGAAACCTTCGACCGAGCCACGGTGATCGTGCCCAACTCGGACCTGATCTCCAACCGCGTGATGAACTGGATGCACAATGGGTCCATGGGCCGGATCATTGTGCCAATCGGTGTCTCCTATGACAGTGACCCCGAACAAGTCCGCGACATCCTGATGCGCGTGGCCAGTCAGGCCGATTCGGTCTCCTCCTATCCAAGCCCGAGCGTATATTTCATGGAATTTGGCGCATCCTCTCTCGACTTTGAGCTGCGCTGCTTCATTCATGACATCAACAATTCGCTAAGCGCCAAAAGCGATCTGCGCTTTGCCATTTTCAAGGCCCTGAAAGAAGCCAATATCGAAATTCCATTCCCGCAGCAGGATGTCTATATCCGCTCCATGGCTGCCCCGGAAAAATCAAAGCAGCCAGAGCTACCGCCAGAAACCCCGTCAGAGTCAGAAGCTGCGTCAGAAAAGCCCAAAGCGCTCCGCCATCAAAAAGCCGAATATGACATCAATGATGATGATGACAATGACACCGATTCTGCAGAAGGGGACGGCGATGCTGCGGCAACCGCATGA
- the ppk2 gene encoding polyphosphate kinase 2, producing MTVPFDINNPVFPEALDDAAMRSGDYPYGKKLKRSKYEDELEKLQIELVKLQEWVRQSGERIVVVFEGRDAAGKGGSIKRLTEYTNPRHVRVVAMSKPSDVEQGQWYFQRYAAQLPTQGEIVLFDRSWYNRAGVEPVMGFCTPEQTEKFLHDAPRFEKMIQDSGTRLFKFWLNVGREMQLKRFHDRRHSPLKYWKLSPIDLKSLDLWDDYTQARNRMMEMTHTKHAPWVVIRYNDKRRGRLNMLRYLLANLDYPGKNEKVIKPTDPEILGVGPSILKNSE from the coding sequence ATGACTGTCCCGTTTGATATCAACAATCCTGTTTTTCCTGAAGCGCTGGATGACGCTGCCATGCGGAGCGGCGATTACCCATATGGTAAGAAGCTCAAGCGGTCAAAATATGAAGACGAGCTGGAAAAGCTGCAAATCGAACTGGTCAAGCTTCAGGAATGGGTGCGCCAGAGTGGTGAGCGGATCGTTGTCGTTTTCGAGGGAAGAGATGCGGCGGGCAAGGGTGGTTCAATCAAGAGGCTGACCGAATATACCAATCCGCGTCACGTGCGGGTTGTTGCCATGTCAAAACCCAGTGATGTGGAGCAGGGGCAATGGTATTTTCAGCGCTACGCGGCCCAATTGCCGACGCAAGGGGAGATCGTGCTGTTCGACAGGTCATGGTATAACCGAGCCGGGGTCGAGCCGGTGATGGGCTTCTGCACGCCGGAGCAGACTGAGAAATTTCTTCATGATGCGCCCCGCTTTGAAAAGATGATTCAGGATAGTGGCACGCGGCTATTCAAATTCTGGCTCAATGTCGGGCGGGAAATGCAGCTCAAGCGGTTTCATGATCGTCGCCATAGCCCGCTCAAATATTGGAAATTGTCGCCGATTGATCTGAAATCACTGGATTTGTGGGATGACTATACCCAAGCCCGAAACCGGATGATGGAGATGACCCACACCAAGCATGCACCTTGGGTGGTCATTCGTTATAATGACAAACGGCGCGGGCGGCTGAATATGCTGCGTTATCTTCTGGCCAATCTCGATTATCCGGGCAAGAATGAAAAGGTGATTAAACCGACCGATCCGGAGATCCTCGGGGTCGGGCCGTCAATCTTGAAAAATTCCGAGTAA